One part of the Scatophagus argus isolate fScaArg1 chromosome 12, fScaArg1.pri, whole genome shotgun sequence genome encodes these proteins:
- the si:dkeyp-72g9.4 gene encoding uncharacterized protein si:dkeyp-72g9.4: MRPRSRLLSKRRLLLPTIREGTEETVRDLSEANTLHIAGHSQAVSSEDYLLSICHLAHPTFPTRDASHTQQLDTVHQRLRLSRLSGTPSSTFEFNPAKKPHSIDMPQEEGKELSGVFGDSDPLEYLYGNQNNLSGVVRQAFVEGRFTVQQRSIWEGQARSRAHSLPGASSPDLTHHGKSSFLELHTSTNTSVPNISQKHSLARLEARGGSQADRRVERKRENPTFRQSVISQWISDCRSAWREARMRVCMLPAIAEI, encoded by the coding sequence ATGCGACCACGATCCAGACTGCTGTCCAAGAGAAGACTACTGCTACCCACAATCAGAGAGGGCACAGAGGAGACGGTGAGGGATTTGAGTGAGGCCAACACGCTCCACATCGCTGGCCACAGCCAAGCAGTCTCCTCGGAGGACTACCTCCTCTCCATCTGCCACCTGGCCCACCCCACCTTCCCCACCAGGGATGCTTCCCACACACAACAGCTTGACACTGTGCACCAGAGGCTGCGGCTGTCACGGCTCAGCGGGACTCCATCAAGCACCTTTGAGTTCAACCCCGCAAAGAAACCACATTCCATTGATATGCCACAGGAAGAGGGGAAAGAACTGAGTGGCGTGTTTGGCGACTCTGACCCCCTGGAGTATCTTTATGGAAACCAGAACAACCTCTCAGGGGTTGTGAGGCAGGCATTTGTTGAGGGAAGGTTTACAGTCCAACAGAGGAGCATATGGGAGGGCCAGGCTCGCTCCAGAGCTCACAGTCTCCCCGGTGCTTCAAGTCCTGACCTCACACACCATGGCAAGAGCAGCTTTCTCGAGCTGCACACCAGCACTAACACTTCTGTTCCAAACATCTCccaaaaacacagtttggcCAGGCTGGAGGCCAGGGGAGGCAGCCAAGCAGACAGACGAGTAGAGCGGAAGAGAGAGAATCCAACCTTCAGACAATCAGTCATCTCCCAGTGGATCTCTGACTGCAGGTCAGCATGGAGGGAGGCACGTATGCGAGTCTGCATGCTTCCTGCCATTGCTGAGATATAA